In Myxococcus stipitatus, a single window of DNA contains:
- a CDS encoding phospholipid scramblase-related protein: MGHPPKWDDGTELELDWGARQRGPEPGADAATDGATAPASAPEELAIEARAGKGAPGDPRNMSLSLRQSLDAVLTAPRLRMRQQREVLEMLVGWEGRNRYEVCDEQGRGSLFVGETGDGWASRLIRNFWPFYRARLECMTPGGMMALAVERPWSFLFARAEVFAWDGRELGTLVQRFRFFSRCFDIVTPGGAVVATVQGPFFKPWTFQVLQRGVEQAVIRKHWSGLLQEAFSDADNFSIEFHPSCTDGRLRQLVVAAALLVDLTYFDNRKSGNLFDAA, from the coding sequence ATGGGCCATCCGCCGAAGTGGGATGACGGCACGGAGCTGGAGCTGGACTGGGGCGCGCGTCAGCGCGGGCCCGAACCGGGCGCCGACGCGGCCACCGACGGCGCCACCGCCCCGGCCTCCGCGCCGGAGGAGCTGGCCATCGAGGCGCGCGCGGGCAAGGGCGCGCCCGGCGACCCGCGCAACATGAGCCTGTCGCTGCGCCAGTCGCTGGACGCGGTGCTCACCGCGCCCCGGCTGCGCATGCGCCAGCAGCGCGAGGTCCTGGAGATGCTCGTCGGCTGGGAGGGGCGCAACCGCTACGAGGTCTGCGACGAGCAGGGCCGCGGCTCGCTGTTCGTGGGCGAGACGGGCGACGGCTGGGCCTCGCGACTCATCCGCAACTTCTGGCCCTTCTATCGCGCGCGCCTGGAGTGCATGACGCCCGGCGGCATGATGGCGCTCGCGGTGGAGCGCCCCTGGAGCTTCCTGTTCGCCCGCGCGGAGGTGTTCGCGTGGGACGGCCGCGAGCTGGGCACCCTCGTCCAGCGCTTCCGCTTCTTCAGCCGGTGCTTCGACATCGTCACGCCCGGCGGCGCGGTGGTCGCCACCGTGCAGGGGCCGTTCTTCAAGCCCTGGACCTTCCAGGTCCTCCAGCGCGGCGTGGAGCAGGCCGTCATCCGCAAGCACTGGAGCGGCCTCCTCCAGGAGGCCTTCAGCGACGCGGACAACTTCTCCATCGAGTTCCATCCGTCGTGCACCGACGGGAGGCTGCGTCAACTCGTCGTCGCCGCCGCGCTCCTGGTGGACCTGACCTATTTCGACAACCGCAAGAGCGGCAACCTGTTCGACGCGGCCTGA
- a CDS encoding carboxypeptidase regulatory-like domain-containing protein: MRSMVTVAVSMAFVVHATPQKTAQAPRSRASASAARGPALMDVQGIVRDDAGQPIEGATVHVYVGQEQAPRVAATTRANGAFTLRTLPIGPCRIVVDAKGYLGHEDAEAELSAPTSTLDFTLKRAVIIEGVVVDPTGRPLPYGWVTLDRLDAPPAPPAQQATADEEAPGTTDDDEESPWMEVSREGRFFFELAQPGRYLVRASARRFYNFRDTLLEVDAPARNLRLDMREGARLDVTVADPRGQPVRSAKLTLFSVEPPNTRHELEQVSTRDDGSYFFLGLPPGDYAVSARLPSGSPGEANDTFQVQEDTKTVAAKLVLETGVSISGVVVNEEGSPMRGAYVVGTATTKDGGELRQDSTTDEHGRFTLRHMQVGPTHFRVQYDYYTLLTTPPTEPDDMGLSPTVALNAGTGEIRLVLRRNGGIRGRVVREDGTPITRFTLNEADFESKDGSFEINANPGPPERRVKVTAPGLAPHVGVANVVFGKVTDVGALVLKPGRSIRGTVRDARTSAPIPGVDVLTRTQDIEGSRFVQYLPATHATTGPDGTFEMPHVPTQALTLELRHPKYLERSMELGEGNQALALSLASEARLSVTVVDRKGRPAGDTVDLQCLDDLTPRNGVQVTDGAATVEQLTACTYGVSVVEQTHDFTGRRKPRRVLRRFMPQTVKLAMGEHASVTFREMAGPTTLTLRHSTLPRLPTGEAVAFAHAVLLPGEVPAPQQLGRADFFMAIPPDAEDAASMRVSGLTPGRYTYLLEGTVAADPERRVVHREVVEVKGQAQESRTVKPAWPRVTATP; the protein is encoded by the coding sequence ATGCGAAGCATGGTGACCGTGGCTGTTTCCATGGCCTTCGTGGTCCACGCCACGCCGCAGAAGACCGCCCAGGCCCCACGCTCGCGAGCCTCCGCGTCGGCTGCGCGCGGGCCGGCCCTGATGGATGTCCAGGGCATCGTCCGCGACGACGCGGGCCAGCCCATCGAGGGGGCCACCGTGCACGTCTACGTCGGGCAGGAGCAGGCGCCCCGCGTGGCGGCCACCACGCGCGCGAATGGCGCCTTCACGCTGCGCACGCTGCCCATCGGGCCCTGCCGCATCGTCGTGGACGCGAAGGGATACCTGGGCCACGAGGACGCGGAGGCCGAGCTGTCGGCGCCCACCTCGACCCTGGACTTCACGCTGAAGCGGGCGGTCATCATCGAGGGCGTCGTCGTGGACCCCACGGGCCGGCCCCTGCCGTATGGCTGGGTGACGCTCGACCGGCTCGACGCGCCGCCCGCCCCCCCGGCCCAGCAGGCCACCGCCGACGAGGAGGCGCCCGGCACGACGGACGACGACGAGGAGAGCCCCTGGATGGAGGTATCCCGCGAGGGGCGCTTCTTCTTCGAGCTGGCACAGCCCGGCCGCTACCTGGTGCGAGCCTCCGCGCGCCGCTTCTACAACTTCCGCGACACCCTCCTGGAAGTGGACGCGCCGGCCCGGAACCTGCGGCTGGACATGCGCGAAGGAGCCCGGCTCGACGTCACGGTGGCGGACCCGCGTGGACAACCGGTCCGGTCCGCGAAGCTCACCCTGTTCTCCGTGGAGCCCCCGAATACGCGTCACGAGCTGGAGCAGGTCTCCACCCGGGATGACGGCAGCTACTTCTTCCTGGGGCTCCCTCCCGGCGACTACGCGGTCTCGGCCCGGCTCCCCAGCGGCTCGCCCGGCGAGGCGAATGACACGTTCCAGGTCCAGGAGGACACGAAGACGGTGGCCGCGAAGCTGGTGCTGGAGACCGGCGTCTCCATCTCCGGCGTCGTCGTGAACGAGGAGGGCAGCCCCATGCGCGGGGCCTACGTGGTCGGCACCGCGACCACCAAGGACGGCGGCGAGCTGCGCCAGGACAGCACCACCGACGAGCACGGCCGCTTCACCCTCCGGCACATGCAGGTCGGCCCCACGCACTTCCGGGTCCAGTACGACTACTACACGCTGCTCACGACGCCCCCCACCGAGCCGGACGACATGGGCTTGTCTCCGACCGTCGCGTTGAACGCGGGGACCGGGGAGATACGACTGGTGCTCCGTCGCAATGGAGGCATCCGAGGTCGCGTGGTCCGCGAGGACGGCACGCCCATCACGCGCTTCACCCTCAACGAGGCGGACTTCGAATCCAAGGACGGTTCCTTCGAGATCAACGCCAACCCCGGTCCGCCGGAGCGACGGGTGAAGGTCACGGCCCCCGGGCTCGCCCCTCACGTGGGCGTCGCGAACGTCGTCTTCGGCAAGGTGACGGACGTCGGGGCCCTCGTGCTGAAGCCGGGGCGGAGCATCCGCGGCACCGTGCGCGACGCGCGGACGTCGGCGCCCATCCCCGGAGTCGACGTGCTCACCCGGACCCAGGACATCGAAGGCTCCCGGTTCGTGCAATACCTGCCCGCCACCCACGCCACGACGGGGCCGGATGGCACCTTCGAGATGCCGCATGTCCCCACGCAAGCCTTGACGCTGGAGCTCCGCCACCCGAAGTACCTGGAACGCTCCATGGAGCTCGGCGAGGGCAACCAGGCGCTCGCGCTGAGCCTGGCCTCCGAGGCCCGCCTCTCCGTCACCGTCGTGGACCGCAAGGGCCGCCCCGCCGGGGACACCGTCGACCTTCAGTGCCTGGACGACCTGACCCCACGCAACGGCGTCCAGGTCACCGACGGCGCCGCCACGGTGGAGCAGCTCACGGCCTGCACCTACGGCGTCTCCGTCGTCGAGCAGACCCATGACTTCACGGGGAGGAGGAAGCCGCGGCGTGTCCTCAGGCGCTTCATGCCCCAGACCGTGAAGCTGGCCATGGGAGAGCACGCGAGCGTCACCTTCCGGGAGATGGCGGGCCCCACCACGTTGACCCTCCGCCACTCCACCCTTCCCCGGCTCCCCACGGGAGAAGCGGTCGCCTTCGCTCACGCGGTGCTGCTCCCCGGCGAGGTCCCCGCGCCCCAGCAGCTGGGACGGGCGGACTTCTTCATGGCCATCCCCCCGGACGCGGAGGACGCGGCGAGCATGCGCGTCTCCGGACTCACCCCGGGCCGGTACACCTACCTGCTCGAGGGGACGGTCGCGGCCGACCCGGAGCGACGGGTCGTCCACCGCGAGGTGGTGGAGGTGAAGGGCCAGGCCCAGGAGTCGCGAACGGTGAAGCCCGCCTGGCCGCGGGTGACCGCGACGCCCTGA
- a CDS encoding carboxypeptidase regulatory-like domain-containing protein produces the protein MRRPVFIMLGVLVLGASVAVVLVREMPPEAAEPAATKGAPVMVVPQEPARAADLIRGLVLTKQGAPVAGVEVSATRSLPGETLSTLPCGEQEPELSLSSPECQGAPRLELMRLVAEGRGDAPVVARTTSRADGSFSLEGVSGTPVALWVLDERGAVLKPEVMPGDQDVRLELTLTRKLSARVVDEEGDPIVDARVTVFPAKHSRYFEARTDQAGHFEVGLRPPEGEGIVISSPGFVTLYTNEPWGHGRKEFVLHPPRDILGQVFFQERPAAGVEVRAAETGHSTVTDDDGRFALKGLEPGDFTLLATRENLSARATVKLSPRTRVIETRLTLAEPIQVEGNVQDDTGRPIEGAVVKVLVDKEEAPRLEVTTGADGRFTLETHPIGPCRFEVDAEGYLETVEPDGELLESTRSLDFTLRRALLISGVVFVGDLDQPFDGYGLALERLDGPKRPEPDWGGEDTTSTLDDEAGGVATTECDDDGRFSFEVAHPGRYRLFTSPSQRRMGRHLDFTQEVLAPSQGLRVVIREGARIQGTVVDSRGRPASRASVTLREGTPQAPGKVVATTTAGESGASFDVGALPPGSYVVQAGPPDGTVPSDARMWPVQIHGAETATVKVQLEVEVEPSITISGIVVTEDGRELAPGLTVLAHGPGASAGARTDEQGRFTLEKMRPGTTRFMVQAAGYSLITHPPSQPTSMHPHPPTTIEVEEGREVRLVLRYNGGFRGRVLREDGTPIQRFSVNLSSVEAPDGRFEVTTGPGREMPLRVSAPGFASVIRVGSVERGSNTDLGDITLKTGWRMRGRAVDARTSAPVVGAEVRILSVQEEARMYHTPPKLEVTSTGPDGAFEFPNLGEAAHKVAISHPDYLPLLQPVGANDSKLELRLSRAAQLTVVAVDRRGKPAQVVVTLQPLDGRDAEEFLVDDDGTYTAPQLASGTYVVTPHESRTPDGEEDLFMRFQPRRIELKPGDHPRLVFRETVGPVNLRLRHVAASSNERFIHHYSVLLAGDVPLPSDKQTFSSTLEPMKLFPDASDSEGASYSHLAEGRYTYFVFGFARAAPPPRPPVVHRELLDVRGRGHVRRDVQLQWRPWRETP, from the coding sequence ATGCGCAGGCCCGTCTTCATCATGCTCGGGGTGCTGGTGCTGGGAGCATCCGTCGCCGTCGTGCTCGTCCGGGAGATGCCGCCCGAGGCCGCCGAGCCCGCCGCGACGAAGGGCGCGCCCGTCATGGTCGTTCCCCAAGAGCCCGCGCGAGCAGCGGACCTCATCCGAGGCCTCGTCCTCACCAAGCAGGGAGCCCCCGTCGCGGGCGTCGAGGTCTCCGCCACGCGGAGCCTCCCCGGCGAGACCTTGTCCACGCTGCCCTGCGGCGAGCAGGAGCCCGAGCTGTCCTTGTCATCCCCCGAGTGCCAGGGCGCACCCCGGCTCGAGCTGATGCGACTCGTCGCGGAGGGCCGGGGCGACGCTCCCGTGGTGGCGCGGACCACCTCCCGCGCCGATGGGAGCTTCTCGCTGGAGGGGGTGTCCGGCACACCCGTGGCGCTCTGGGTGCTGGACGAGCGTGGCGCGGTGCTGAAGCCCGAGGTGATGCCGGGAGACCAGGACGTACGGCTCGAGCTGACGCTCACCCGGAAGCTCTCCGCGCGCGTCGTGGACGAGGAGGGGGACCCCATCGTCGACGCCCGCGTGACCGTCTTTCCCGCGAAGCACTCCCGCTACTTCGAGGCGCGCACGGACCAGGCCGGTCACTTCGAGGTCGGCCTCCGCCCCCCGGAGGGCGAAGGCATCGTCATCTCCAGCCCTGGCTTCGTGACGCTGTACACGAACGAGCCCTGGGGCCACGGCCGCAAGGAGTTCGTGCTCCACCCGCCTCGCGACATCCTCGGACAGGTCTTCTTCCAGGAGCGCCCGGCCGCCGGGGTCGAGGTCCGCGCGGCGGAGACCGGCCACTCCACCGTCACGGACGACGACGGACGCTTCGCGCTGAAGGGGCTGGAGCCGGGAGACTTCACGCTGCTGGCGACCCGCGAGAACCTGAGCGCGCGCGCCACCGTGAAGCTGTCGCCGCGGACGCGGGTCATCGAAACCCGCCTCACGCTCGCCGAGCCCATCCAGGTCGAGGGCAACGTCCAGGACGACACGGGGCGCCCCATCGAGGGCGCCGTCGTGAAGGTCCTCGTCGACAAGGAGGAGGCCCCTCGGCTGGAGGTCACCACGGGAGCGGACGGCCGCTTCACGCTGGAGACGCATCCCATCGGGCCCTGCCGCTTCGAGGTGGACGCGGAGGGCTACCTGGAGACCGTGGAGCCGGACGGCGAGCTGCTGGAGTCCACCCGCTCCCTGGACTTCACGCTGCGGCGCGCCCTGCTCATCAGCGGGGTCGTCTTCGTCGGCGACTTGGACCAGCCTTTCGATGGCTACGGGCTCGCGCTCGAACGACTGGACGGGCCGAAGAGGCCCGAGCCGGACTGGGGAGGGGAGGACACCACGTCGACCCTGGACGACGAAGCGGGAGGGGTCGCCACGACCGAGTGCGACGACGACGGGCGCTTCTCCTTCGAAGTCGCCCACCCGGGCCGCTATCGCCTGTTCACGTCTCCCTCCCAGCGCCGCATGGGGCGACACCTGGATTTCACCCAGGAGGTCCTCGCTCCCAGCCAGGGCCTGCGCGTGGTGATTCGCGAAGGCGCGCGCATCCAAGGCACCGTGGTGGACTCGAGAGGTCGTCCCGCCTCCCGTGCCTCCGTCACCCTGCGGGAAGGCACGCCCCAAGCCCCCGGCAAGGTCGTCGCCACGACCACCGCCGGAGAGTCCGGCGCCTCCTTCGACGTGGGAGCGCTTCCCCCTGGCAGCTACGTGGTCCAGGCGGGCCCCCCCGACGGGACGGTGCCGTCCGACGCGAGGATGTGGCCCGTCCAGATACATGGCGCGGAGACGGCGACCGTGAAGGTCCAGCTGGAGGTGGAGGTGGAACCGAGCATCACCATCTCCGGCATCGTGGTGACCGAGGATGGACGCGAACTCGCCCCCGGGCTCACGGTGCTGGCCCATGGCCCGGGCGCATCGGCGGGGGCCCGCACCGACGAGCAGGGGCGCTTCACCCTCGAGAAGATGCGGCCCGGCACCACCCGGTTCATGGTCCAGGCCGCTGGCTACTCGCTCATCACCCACCCGCCCTCCCAGCCGACATCGATGCACCCTCATCCTCCCACCACCATCGAGGTGGAGGAGGGGCGCGAGGTGCGGCTGGTCCTCCGCTACAACGGAGGCTTCCGGGGGCGTGTGCTCCGCGAGGATGGAACCCCCATCCAGCGTTTCTCGGTCAACCTGTCGTCGGTCGAGGCCCCGGATGGCCGCTTCGAGGTCACCACGGGGCCGGGGCGAGAGATGCCGCTGCGCGTCTCCGCCCCCGGGTTCGCCAGCGTCATCCGCGTGGGCTCGGTCGAGCGCGGGAGCAACACGGACCTGGGGGACATCACCCTGAAGACCGGCTGGCGGATGCGGGGCCGGGCGGTCGACGCGCGGACGTCCGCTCCCGTCGTGGGCGCGGAGGTGCGCATCCTCTCCGTCCAGGAGGAGGCGCGCATGTACCACACGCCTCCCAAGCTCGAGGTCACCTCCACGGGCCCGGACGGCGCCTTCGAGTTCCCGAACCTCGGGGAGGCCGCGCACAAGGTGGCCATCTCCCATCCGGACTATCTGCCCCTGCTCCAACCCGTTGGAGCCAATGACAGCAAACTGGAGCTGCGCCTGTCGCGCGCGGCCCAGCTGACCGTCGTGGCGGTGGATCGCCGCGGCAAGCCCGCGCAGGTCGTGGTGACCCTCCAACCCCTGGACGGAAGGGACGCCGAGGAGTTCCTGGTCGACGACGACGGCACGTACACCGCGCCCCAGCTGGCCTCCGGTACCTATGTCGTGACCCCGCACGAGAGCAGGACACCGGATGGAGAGGAGGACCTCTTCATGCGGTTCCAGCCCCGGCGCATCGAGCTGAAGCCCGGCGACCATCCGCGCCTGGTGTTCCGGGAGACGGTGGGCCCCGTGAACCTGCGCCTGCGCCACGTGGCCGCGTCTTCCAACGAGCGCTTCATCCACCACTACTCCGTGCTGCTCGCCGGAGACGTCCCCCTCCCTTCCGACAAGCAGACCTTCTCGTCCACGCTGGAGCCCATGAAGCTCTTCCCGGACGCGAGCGACAGCGAGGGCGCGAGCTACTCCCACCTGGCCGAGGGTCGCTACACGTACTTCGTCTTCGGGTTCGCCCGGGCGGCGCCCCCACCGAGGCCCCCCGTCGTCCACCGGGAGCTGCTCGACGTCCGAGGGCGCGGGCACGTGCGCCGCGACGTCCAGCTCCAGTGGCGGCCGTGGCGCGAGACCCCTTGA